In Deltaproteobacteria bacterium, a single genomic region encodes these proteins:
- a CDS encoding response regulator, whose amino-acid sequence MSRIYVLDDSPVVLAMTVEGLRNAGYEARGAPDLAALDALLREAEPECILLDVRMPEMFGDDVLEFLRTEKRVSSRLLLFSDLPDEELEARAKKAGADGTVPKSRGMEAIVEAVAQQVKQPPVVRQARPKSEPRAPSPVAAKLIGRRILVVDDSEMTAKLIEGELQQKGYEVSVAENVDKATRIILRRQTRPDLILLDVNMPGVNGEQFCRFLKGNSLFAGIKVVLCSAANVEELKRICKEAGADGFVPKDAFMSTWVLKQIEPKHP is encoded by the coding sequence ATGTCGCGCATCTACGTCCTCGACGATTCTCCGGTGGTGCTGGCGATGACCGTGGAAGGCCTGCGGAACGCGGGCTACGAGGCCCGCGGCGCGCCCGACCTGGCCGCCCTCGACGCCCTGCTCCGCGAGGCCGAGCCGGAGTGCATCCTCCTCGACGTGCGCATGCCGGAGATGTTCGGCGACGACGTCCTCGAGTTCCTGCGCACCGAAAAGCGGGTGAGCAGCCGGCTGCTGCTCTTCTCGGACCTGCCGGACGAGGAGCTCGAGGCGCGCGCCAAGAAGGCCGGCGCGGACGGCACCGTGCCCAAGTCGCGCGGCATGGAGGCCATCGTCGAAGCCGTGGCGCAGCAGGTGAAGCAGCCGCCGGTGGTGCGTCAGGCGCGTCCCAAGAGCGAGCCGCGCGCGCCGAGCCCGGTGGCCGCCAAGCTCATCGGCCGGCGCATCCTGGTCGTGGACGACTCGGAGATGACGGCCAAGCTCATCGAAGGCGAACTGCAACAAAAAGGTTATGAAGTCTCCGTCGCCGAGAACGTGGACAAGGCCACGCGCATCATCCTCCGCCGGCAGACGCGCCCCGACCTCATCCTCCTCGACGTGAACATGCCCGGCGTGAACGGCGAGCAGTTCTGCCGCTTCTTGAAGGGCAACTCGCTCTTCGCGGGCATCAAGGTGGTGCTCTGCTCCGCGGCGAACGTCGAGGAGCTGAAGCGCATCTGCAAGGAGGCAGGCGCCGACGGCTTCGTGCCCAAGGACGCCTTCATGAGCACCTGGGTGCTCAAGCAGATCGAGCCCAAGCATCCCTAG
- a CDS encoding ZIP family metal transporter codes for MSQIAGIALALTLDALAGLVGGVLPDAWLRRQLGPLVGFAAGALIAVAFLDLLPEVAGRMGPPGFALALAAFTAAALAEWRLEPHLEHKPIRGPLPGSLLGSDALHNMGDGAAIAAAFLASTKAGVLAAGAVILHEVPQEVGDYALLRAANISRSKALLGLFAVQLTAFVGAALVLVVARHAAVVTSVAVALAAGTFLFIGATDLLPELSRGHGPERRRRRTSFVLGLLGVAALTAVLK; via the coding sequence GTGAGCCAAATCGCAGGCATCGCCCTGGCCTTGACCCTCGACGCGCTCGCCGGCCTGGTTGGCGGTGTGCTCCCCGACGCGTGGCTTCGCCGGCAGCTCGGTCCGCTGGTCGGCTTCGCAGCGGGCGCGCTCATCGCCGTGGCCTTTCTCGACCTCTTGCCCGAAGTCGCGGGGCGGATGGGGCCGCCGGGCTTCGCGCTCGCGCTCGCAGCGTTCACGGCGGCGGCGTTGGCGGAGTGGCGGCTGGAGCCGCACCTGGAGCACAAGCCGATTCGCGGCCCCCTGCCCGGCTCGCTGCTCGGCTCGGACGCGCTCCACAACATGGGCGACGGCGCGGCCATCGCGGCGGCGTTTCTCGCCTCGACCAAGGCGGGCGTGCTCGCGGCGGGCGCGGTCATCCTTCACGAAGTTCCGCAAGAGGTGGGCGACTACGCGCTGCTGCGCGCGGCCAACATCAGCCGGAGCAAGGCGCTGCTCGGCCTCTTCGCCGTCCAGCTGACGGCCTTCGTGGGCGCGGCGCTGGTGCTGGTGGTCGCGCGCCACGCGGCGGTGGTGACGAGCGTGGCGGTCGCGCTCGCGGCGGGCACGTTCCTCTTCATCGGCGCGACGGATCTGCTGCCCGAGCTCTCCCGCGGGCATGGCCCCGAGCGGCGGCGGCGACGGACGAGCTTCGTCCTCGGGTTGCTCGGCGTGGCGGCGCTGACGGCGGTGCTGAAGTAG
- a CDS encoding zinc-dependent alcohol dehydrogenase family protein — MRAMVLEKAGQPLVLRELAEPTCRREQLVVRVQACGVCRTDLHVLDGELDQPKLPLVLGHQIVGEVVRLGSDVRHLSLGQRVGIPWLGWTDGTCAQCRAGRENLCERARFTGYTLDGGFADFAAADARFAFPLPSEPPATELAPLLCAGLIGYRAYRLAGDATKLGLYGFGAAAHILAQVAVHEGRQVFAFTRPGDEKGQAFARELGCAWAGGSDAKPPEALDAAIIFASVGALVPAALRAVGPGGSVVCAGIHMSDIPSFPYADLWEERVIRSVANLTRDDGKRFLELAPRVPVKTQVTVFPLEQANEALQALRAGAFEGAAALQIG; from the coding sequence ATGCGCGCGATGGTGCTCGAGAAGGCGGGCCAGCCGCTCGTGCTGCGGGAGCTCGCCGAGCCGACGTGTCGGCGCGAGCAGCTCGTGGTGCGCGTGCAGGCGTGCGGCGTGTGTCGGACGGATCTGCACGTGCTCGACGGCGAGCTCGACCAGCCCAAGCTGCCGCTGGTGCTCGGGCATCAGATCGTGGGCGAGGTCGTCCGGCTGGGAAGCGACGTGCGGCACCTGTCGCTCGGTCAGCGCGTGGGCATTCCCTGGCTCGGCTGGACCGACGGCACCTGTGCGCAGTGTCGCGCCGGCCGCGAGAATCTCTGCGAGCGTGCGCGCTTCACGGGCTACACGCTCGATGGCGGCTTCGCCGACTTCGCCGCCGCCGATGCGCGCTTTGCGTTTCCGCTTCCGAGCGAGCCGCCCGCGACCGAGCTCGCGCCGCTGCTCTGCGCGGGGCTCATCGGCTATCGCGCGTATCGGCTCGCGGGCGACGCGACGAAGCTCGGGCTCTACGGCTTCGGCGCGGCGGCGCACATCCTGGCGCAGGTCGCGGTGCACGAAGGCCGCCAGGTCTTCGCGTTCACCAGGCCCGGCGACGAGAAAGGTCAGGCGTTCGCGCGCGAGCTCGGCTGCGCTTGGGCCGGCGGCAGCGACGCGAAGCCGCCCGAGGCTCTCGACGCCGCGATCATCTTCGCGTCGGTGGGCGCGCTGGTGCCCGCGGCGCTGCGCGCGGTGGGACCGGGCGGCAGCGTGGTTTGCGCGGGCATCCACATGAGCGACATCCCGAGCTTCCCGTACGCGGACCTCTGGGAAGAGCGCGTCATCCGCTCGGTCGCGAACCTCACCCGCGACGACGGCAAGCGCTTCCTCGAGCTCGCCCCGCGCGTGCCCGTGAAGACGCAGGTCACCGTGTTTCCGCTCGAGCAGGCCAACGAGGCGCTGCAGGCGCTGCGCGCGGGCGCGTTCGAGGGCGCGGCGGCATTACAAATCGGTTAA
- a CDS encoding MFS transporter, whose product MTDSNSTARPLGVLRRGLALSTFEGMVAELVAALAGGGVLTAWALHLRCSPIVVALVGAMPFVAQLVQLPSAWLTQLRGSRRVALLAVAASRQAVLPLAVVPFVPWSLHAKRVVLLAVTTLTGLLGVAGNNAWTAWMGDLVPASLRGRYFGRRTSLALLAGSIGALAGGIGLDAARQHGSEELALAALSALGFLAGLLTTALMARQPPAFAQVSRPEPGSMLAPLRDARARPLLLYQLAWNSAVGVAASFFAVFMLRDLHLGFGWVAAHGAAMALVRVLTSGAWGRAIDRLGARPVLVVCSFGLFALPLLWLAPTTEHVLWPLALDVVLAGLFWGGHGLASFELPLSLAEPELRPFYVAAFATAAGVSFAGASLLGGWLATALPPQLWIAGVPLHRLQVLFVLSAIGRLLAAPLATRLHEDGAAPVQAFFGHLRRRFWLARG is encoded by the coding sequence ATGACCGACTCAAATTCCACCGCGCGCCCGCTGGGCGTGCTGCGCAGGGGCCTCGCGCTCTCGACCTTCGAGGGTATGGTCGCCGAGCTGGTCGCCGCGCTGGCCGGCGGCGGCGTGCTCACCGCGTGGGCCCTGCACCTGCGCTGCAGCCCGATCGTCGTCGCGCTCGTCGGCGCCATGCCGTTCGTGGCGCAGCTCGTCCAGCTCCCCTCGGCGTGGCTCACCCAGCTTCGAGGAAGCCGCCGCGTGGCGCTGCTGGCCGTGGCCGCGTCGCGACAGGCCGTGCTGCCGCTGGCGGTGGTGCCTTTCGTTCCCTGGAGCTTGCACGCCAAGCGCGTGGTGCTGCTGGCGGTGACCACGCTCACCGGCCTGCTCGGCGTTGCAGGGAACAACGCCTGGACCGCGTGGATGGGCGACCTGGTGCCCGCCTCGCTGCGCGGCCGCTACTTCGGCCGGCGCACGTCGCTGGCGCTTCTCGCCGGATCGATCGGCGCCCTCGCAGGCGGAATTGGCCTCGACGCCGCCCGCCAGCACGGAAGCGAAGAGCTGGCGCTGGCGGCGCTGAGCGCCCTCGGCTTCCTCGCTGGCCTGCTCACCACAGCGCTCATGGCCCGCCAGCCGCCGGCCTTTGCGCAGGTCAGCCGACCTGAGCCCGGCAGCATGCTCGCCCCTCTGCGGGACGCGCGCGCGCGGCCGCTGCTGCTCTACCAGCTCGCCTGGAACAGCGCGGTGGGCGTGGCCGCGAGCTTCTTCGCCGTCTTCATGCTCCGCGATCTGCACCTCGGCTTCGGCTGGGTGGCGGCGCACGGCGCTGCGATGGCGCTCGTGCGCGTGCTCACCAGCGGCGCCTGGGGCCGCGCCATCGATCGCCTGGGCGCTCGGCCGGTGCTCGTGGTGTGCTCGTTCGGGCTCTTCGCGCTGCCGCTGCTCTGGCTCGCGCCGACCACGGAGCACGTGCTCTGGCCGCTGGCGCTCGACGTGGTGCTCGCCGGGCTCTTCTGGGGCGGGCACGGGCTGGCCTCGTTCGAGCTGCCCTTGTCGCTCGCCGAGCCGGAGCTGCGGCCGTTCTACGTGGCGGCGTTCGCCACCGCGGCGGGTGTGTCGTTCGCGGGGGCCTCGCTGCTGGGCGGGTGGCTGGCGACCGCGCTGCCGCCGCAGCTGTGGATCGCCGGCGTGCCGCTGCACCGGCTCCAGGTGCTCTTCGTGCTCTCGGCGATTGGGCGGTTGCTCGCGGCGCCCCTGGCCACGCGGCTGCACGAGGACGGGGCCGCGCCGGTGCAGGCCTTCTTCGGCCACCTGCGCCGGCGGTTCTGGCTCGCGCGCGGTTGA
- a CDS encoding penicillin-insensitive murein endopeptidase translates to MLPWSVAWLRVALDDHADSKIFGTSASGHIEHAHPISPSGEGFQTYSILGSSLGRQYVDLRVRDSHVAAFAARHAADPSSLFVVGETGWQHGGRFRPHRSHQNGTSVDIFMPLADSHGAPVTIGTWPWNKLGYALEFDERGRLGDQHIDFEAVAAFLLELDQQARTRGLRISRVFIAPEFVPLVSKTPSGQKLGALGELLSRKPAWVRHDEHFHVDFEPR, encoded by the coding sequence GTGCTTCCGTGGTCCGTTGCGTGGCTTCGCGTGGCGCTCGACGACCACGCGGACTCGAAAATCTTCGGCACGTCCGCGAGCGGCCACATCGAGCACGCGCATCCGATTTCGCCCTCGGGCGAGGGCTTTCAGACCTACTCGATTCTCGGATCGTCGCTCGGGCGGCAGTACGTGGACCTCCGCGTGCGCGATTCGCACGTGGCAGCGTTCGCCGCGCGCCACGCCGCTGACCCGAGCTCGCTCTTCGTCGTCGGCGAGACGGGTTGGCAGCACGGCGGACGCTTCCGTCCGCATCGGTCGCACCAGAACGGCACGAGCGTCGACATCTTCATGCCGCTCGCGGATTCGCACGGCGCGCCCGTGACGATCGGCACGTGGCCGTGGAACAAGCTCGGCTACGCGCTCGAGTTCGACGAGCGCGGCCGGCTCGGCGATCAGCACATCGACTTCGAAGCGGTGGCCGCATTTCTGCTGGAGCTCGATCAGCAAGCGCGGACGCGCGGCCTGCGCATCTCGCGGGTGTTCATCGCGCCGGAGTTCGTGCCGCTCGTGTCAAAGACGCCCTCGGGCCAGAAGCTCGGCGCGCTCGGGGAGCTGCTCAGTCGCAAGCCGGCCTGGGTGCGCCACGACGAGCACTTCCACGTGGACTTCGAGCCACGCTGA
- a CDS encoding radical SAM protein — MPLRLLIADEKGTVLEHPSLLAAVRSGEEILAARDVEEKPIALPEFGKLAFLPGRIPVGIDPDSGEPVPVTELKLGSRTIRPSAVGALLPPGYTRTYLPAEVPPDGAPPLPQWAYTAAAWSAKGPVAYALHTDKRGHWDPSRYSTPDLKKLVTARLHESPTNKVLLQLKTCALLYRCTTSQNVFYERDEGAIPASVACNAFCVGCISEQPEDGPPASHDRQDKAPSGEEMADVAIRHLTSATGRPMISWGQGCEGEPLTRARAIEQAIRLTREKTKRGSLNINTNASRTDDLRKLFDAGLDAIRVSLNSADPELYAAYYNPVGYDWHDVERSVALAREKGAYLALNLLLFPGVTDREGEAEKLCELVSRYQVDQVQTRSLCIDPRQYLECADGVGAGGRPIGVKNLLEALKDARPGLIVGNFARGLDERENAAGARP, encoded by the coding sequence ATGCCGCTCCGCCTCCTCATCGCCGACGAGAAGGGCACGGTGCTCGAGCACCCGAGCCTGCTGGCGGCCGTCCGCTCGGGCGAAGAGATCCTCGCCGCGCGCGACGTGGAGGAGAAGCCCATCGCGCTGCCCGAGTTCGGCAAGCTCGCGTTCCTGCCGGGACGCATCCCGGTGGGCATCGACCCGGACTCGGGTGAGCCCGTGCCGGTGACGGAGCTGAAGCTCGGCTCGCGGACGATTCGCCCGAGCGCCGTGGGGGCGCTCTTGCCGCCCGGCTACACGCGGACCTACCTGCCGGCCGAGGTCCCACCCGATGGTGCGCCGCCGCTGCCGCAGTGGGCGTACACGGCCGCCGCGTGGAGCGCGAAGGGACCGGTCGCGTACGCGCTGCACACCGACAAGCGCGGGCACTGGGATCCCTCGCGGTACTCGACGCCGGATCTCAAGAAGCTCGTGACCGCGCGGCTGCACGAGAGCCCGACGAATAAGGTGCTGCTCCAGCTCAAGACCTGCGCGCTGTTGTATCGCTGCACCACGAGCCAGAACGTCTTCTACGAGCGCGACGAGGGCGCGATCCCCGCGTCGGTGGCGTGCAACGCGTTCTGCGTGGGCTGCATCTCCGAGCAGCCCGAGGACGGCCCGCCGGCGTCGCACGATCGCCAGGACAAGGCGCCGTCGGGCGAGGAGATGGCGGATGTCGCGATTCGGCATCTCACGAGCGCCACCGGTCGGCCGATGATCAGCTGGGGCCAGGGCTGCGAGGGCGAACCGCTCACGCGCGCGCGGGCCATCGAGCAGGCCATCCGGCTCACGCGCGAGAAGACGAAGCGCGGCTCGCTGAACATCAACACCAACGCCAGCCGCACCGACGATCTGCGCAAGCTCTTCGACGCGGGCCTGGACGCGATCCGCGTCTCGCTGAACTCGGCCGACCCGGAGCTCTATGCGGCCTACTACAACCCCGTGGGCTACGACTGGCACGACGTGGAGCGCTCGGTGGCGCTGGCCCGAGAGAAGGGCGCGTACCTGGCGTTGAATCTGCTTCTGTTCCCGGGCGTGACCGATCGCGAGGGCGAAGCGGAGAAGCTCTGCGAGCTCGTGTCGCGCTACCAGGTGGACCAGGTGCAGACGCGCTCGCTGTGCATCGATCCGCGGCAGTACCTCGAGTGTGCGGATGGTGTCGGCGCGGGTGGTCGCCCGATTGGCGTGAAGAACCTGCTCGAGGCGCTCAAGGACGCGCGGCCCGGGCTCATCGTGGGCAACTTCGCGCGCGGGCTTGACGAGCGCGAGAACGCGGCCGGCGCGCGGCCGTGA
- the ald gene encoding alanine dehydrogenase has product MIIGVPKEIKTREYRIGIVPAGVRALTARGHKVLIEKNGGLGSGISDGEFQKAGAEIVRTAGEVWDRADMVMKVKEPLPDEYGRIREGQVVYTYFHLAGVDPELTKVLVKKKAAAVAYETIQLADRSLPLLRPMSEVAGKMAIQVGAYCLEKEKGGKGILLGGVPGVKRGKVVIIGGGVVGINSAKMAVGLGAEVTILDVDLNRLAYLDDIFMGRCSTLFSDSENIAKSVRDADLVVGGVLIPGARAPKLVSEELIGEMTEGSVVVDVAVDQGGCIETCVPTTHDHPTFIKHGVVHYCVANMPGAVPRTSTFALTNTTITYARKIAEMGLQDAMRADKALLAGLNTFGGHVTYEAVADALGYDYVPALEALSKGGKAAAAKPAKNVIASKNGSPTKGKQARA; this is encoded by the coding sequence GTGATCATCGGTGTTCCCAAGGAGATCAAGACGCGCGAGTACCGCATCGGCATCGTTCCCGCCGGCGTGCGCGCGCTCACCGCGCGGGGCCACAAGGTCCTCATCGAGAAGAACGGCGGCCTGGGCTCGGGCATCAGCGACGGCGAGTTCCAGAAGGCCGGCGCCGAGATCGTCCGCACCGCGGGCGAGGTCTGGGACCGCGCCGACATGGTGATGAAGGTCAAGGAGCCGCTGCCGGATGAGTACGGCCGCATCCGCGAGGGCCAGGTCGTCTACACGTACTTCCACCTCGCCGGCGTGGACCCGGAGCTGACCAAGGTGCTCGTCAAGAAGAAGGCCGCCGCGGTGGCCTACGAGACCATCCAGCTCGCCGACCGCAGCCTGCCCCTGCTCCGCCCCATGTCCGAGGTCGCCGGCAAGATGGCGATCCAGGTGGGTGCCTACTGCCTCGAGAAGGAGAAGGGCGGCAAGGGCATCCTGCTGGGCGGCGTGCCCGGCGTGAAGCGCGGCAAGGTGGTGATCATCGGCGGCGGCGTGGTGGGCATCAACAGCGCCAAGATGGCCGTGGGCCTGGGCGCCGAGGTGACCATCCTCGACGTCGACCTCAACCGGCTCGCGTACCTCGACGACATCTTCATGGGCCGCTGCTCCACCCTCTTCAGCGACAGCGAGAACATCGCCAAGAGCGTCCGTGACGCGGACCTCGTGGTCGGCGGCGTGCTCATCCCCGGCGCCCGCGCGCCCAAGCTGGTCAGCGAGGAGCTGATCGGCGAGATGACCGAGGGCTCGGTGGTCGTCGACGTGGCGGTGGACCAGGGCGGCTGCATCGAGACCTGCGTGCCCACGACCCACGATCACCCCACGTTCATCAAGCACGGCGTGGTGCACTACTGCGTGGCCAACATGCCCGGCGCCGTTCCGCGCACGTCGACCTTCGCGCTCACCAACACGACCATCACCTACGCGCGCAAGATCGCCGAGATGGGCCTGCAGGACGCGATGCGCGCTGACAAGGCCCTGCTCGCCGGCCTGAACACGTTCGGCGGCCACGTGACGTACGAGGCCGTCGCCGACGCGCTCGGGTACGACTACGTGCCCGCGCTGGAGGCGCTTTCAAAGGGCGGCAAGGCCGCGGCCGCTAAGCCGGCGAAGAACGTGATCGCCAGCAAGAACGGCTCGCCCACCAAGGGCAAGCAGGCGCGCGCCTAA
- a CDS encoding sigma-70 family RNA polymerase sigma factor, with the protein MSDDARNERTKGEFEGLTIEHIDPLFSAALRLTKNERDAEDLVQDTFLRAYRFFDKFERGTNIKAWLFKILTNTFINRYRRKVKERSVVEGAERDTVHERFMSREASEYAANPEQYFSDRLLSDDVLKAIDALPIDFRLVVILADLQEFSYKEIAEILECPVGTVMSRLYRGRKLLQKSLRTYAILQGVLHEDVNAPADLSEYRRRKASSRG; encoded by the coding sequence ATGTCGGACGACGCACGCAACGAGCGGACCAAGGGAGAGTTCGAGGGGCTCACCATCGAGCACATCGACCCGCTCTTCTCTGCTGCCCTGCGCCTCACGAAGAACGAGCGCGACGCGGAAGACCTGGTGCAGGACACCTTCCTGCGCGCCTACCGCTTCTTCGACAAGTTCGAGCGGGGCACGAACATCAAGGCCTGGCTCTTCAAGATCCTCACCAACACCTTCATCAACCGCTACCGGCGCAAGGTGAAGGAGCGCAGCGTGGTGGAGGGCGCCGAGCGCGACACCGTGCACGAGCGCTTCATGAGCCGCGAGGCCAGCGAGTACGCGGCCAACCCGGAGCAGTACTTCTCCGACCGGCTGCTCTCCGACGACGTGCTCAAGGCCATCGACGCCCTGCCCATCGACTTCCGCCTCGTGGTGATCCTCGCCGACCTCCAGGAGTTCTCGTACAAGGAGATCGCCGAGATCCTCGAGTGTCCGGTGGGCACGGTGATGAGCCGGCTCTACCGCGGGCGCAAGCTGCTGCAGAAGAGCCTGCGCACCTACGCGATCCTGCAGGGCGTGCTCCACGAGGACGTGAACGCGCCGGCAGATTTGTCCGAGTACCGGCGGCGCAAGGCGTCGTCGCGCGGATAG
- a CDS encoding zf-HC2 domain-containing protein has product MTALECQELEPLLHAFVDGEFEASEKADVEAHLANCPGCRERVEIERKLRERLRAAAAVRAPEALRRRIEAGLQRERRISHLRALIRPESLAVAAVAAAAGIIAFLSGRQLLEPMVEDVVRKHSHNPPVEVRGDEQQVQRWFAGKVDFPVQMPHLRNLNVSGARLSHVRDRDAAYVVYEGPQAHRVSLFVFDDPRAPIELGLGGHLQRIDDREVLLANEHGYNVVMWRNNQIMYSLVSDLDERDILGLLSNHAQPPAELPAPLPTPEVQPAALRAVP; this is encoded by the coding sequence ATGACCGCGCTCGAGTGCCAGGAGCTGGAACCTCTGCTCCACGCGTTCGTCGACGGCGAGTTCGAGGCCAGCGAGAAGGCCGACGTCGAGGCCCACCTCGCCAACTGCCCCGGCTGCCGCGAGCGCGTGGAGATTGAGCGCAAGCTCCGTGAGCGCCTGCGTGCCGCTGCCGCGGTCCGCGCGCCTGAGGCCCTTCGTCGGCGCATCGAGGCCGGCCTGCAGCGCGAGCGGCGCATCTCGCACCTGCGTGCGCTGATTCGGCCGGAGTCCCTCGCCGTGGCGGCGGTGGCGGCAGCGGCGGGCATCATTGCCTTCTTGTCGGGGCGGCAGCTGCTGGAGCCCATGGTCGAGGATGTGGTGAGGAAGCACTCCCACAATCCTCCGGTGGAAGTCCGCGGCGACGAACAACAAGTCCAGCGTTGGTTCGCCGGCAAGGTGGACTTCCCGGTGCAGATGCCGCACCTGCGCAACCTGAACGTCTCCGGCGCGCGGCTCTCGCATGTGCGCGATCGCGACGCGGCCTACGTGGTCTACGAGGGCCCGCAGGCGCACCGGGTGTCGCTCTTCGTCTTCGACGATCCGCGCGCGCCCATCGAGCTCGGGCTCGGCGGGCACCTGCAGCGCATCGACGACCGCGAGGTGCTGCTGGCCAACGAGCACGGCTACAACGTGGTGATGTGGCGGAACAACCAGATCATGTACTCGCTCGTCTCCGATCTCGACGAGCGCGACATCCTGGGCTTGCTCTCGAACCACGCCCAGCCGCCGGCGGAGCTCCCTGCCCCGCTGCCGACGCCGGAAGTCCAGCCCGCGGCGCTGCGCGCGGTTCCTTGA
- a CDS encoding YbaK/EbsC family protein, translated as MIPETIRQYLDDAGVEYRPREHSLAVDGSHLAQALRLTGHRIAKTLVVRAGDDRVLVAVPASSRLDLLAMSHILGAPAELVDEDELAELFPDCELGAAPPFGKLFKMPMVLDVALAKPGRMVVRGGTHEDAIELDFVDFADLEDPLVAAVSFEGEALAGPGFHQGALHI; from the coding sequence ATGATCCCCGAAACCATCCGCCAGTATCTCGACGACGCGGGCGTCGAGTACCGGCCGCGCGAGCACTCCCTCGCGGTCGACGGCTCGCACCTGGCCCAAGCGCTGCGGCTGACTGGCCACCGCATCGCCAAGACGCTGGTGGTGCGCGCTGGCGACGACCGCGTGCTCGTGGCCGTGCCTGCCAGCTCGCGGCTCGACTTGCTGGCGATGTCCCACATCCTCGGCGCGCCGGCCGAGCTGGTGGACGAGGACGAGCTCGCCGAGCTCTTCCCCGACTGCGAGCTGGGCGCCGCGCCGCCGTTCGGCAAGCTCTTCAAGATGCCCATGGTGCTCGACGTGGCGCTCGCCAAGCCGGGACGCATGGTCGTCCGCGGCGGCACCCACGAGGACGCCATCGAGCTCGACTTCGTGGACTTCGCCGACCTCGAGGATCCGCTCGTCGCGGCCGTGTCGTTCGAGGGCGAGGCGCTCGCGGGGCCCGGGTTCCACCAGGGCGCGCTGCACATCTAG
- a CDS encoding class I SAM-dependent methyltransferase — protein sequence MSFFGELYLRSTRPYLGANETRAEAELIARELALTPTTRTLDIGCGHGRHLELLHARCALFGLELDPLSIAQTPAPLRARVVRGDFYAPPFGPTFDAAFAWYATLFISSADERNLAALRSAAGVLKPGGKLLAHGHNPISQGAAGQSRFEATLPDGGKLVEETWYDASHNLLHLHRRLADGARVLEGRFAVRCPTVEDHAHWAKQSGLAIEATWGDAQGTPYGATSPDLIVRYRKLG from the coding sequence GTGTCTTTTTTCGGCGAGCTCTACCTTCGAAGCACGCGGCCCTATCTCGGCGCGAACGAGACGCGCGCCGAAGCGGAGCTCATCGCCCGTGAGCTCGCGCTCACGCCGACCACGCGCACGCTCGACATCGGCTGCGGCCACGGCCGGCACCTCGAGCTCTTGCACGCGCGCTGCGCGCTCTTTGGCCTCGAGCTGGATCCGCTCTCCATCGCGCAGACACCGGCGCCCCTTCGCGCGCGCGTGGTTCGCGGCGACTTCTACGCGCCGCCCTTCGGCCCCACGTTCGACGCGGCGTTTGCCTGGTACGCCACGCTCTTCATCAGCAGCGCCGACGAGCGAAACCTGGCCGCGCTGCGCAGCGCCGCGGGCGTGCTCAAGCCGGGCGGGAAGCTGCTCGCCCACGGGCACAACCCCATCTCGCAGGGGGCCGCGGGCCAGTCGCGCTTCGAGGCCACGCTCCCCGACGGCGGCAAGCTCGTGGAAGAGACCTGGTACGACGCCTCGCACAACCTGCTGCACCTGCACCGGCGCCTCGCCGACGGGGCGCGCGTGCTCGAGGGCCGGTTCGCCGTCCGCTGCCCCACGGTGGAGGACCACGCGCACTGGGCCAAGCAGAGCGGCCTGGCGATCGAAGCCACCTGGGGCGACGCGCAGGGCACGCCCTACGGCGCCACCTCGCCGGACCTGATCGTCCGCTACCGCAAGCTGGGCTGA